A single uncultured Methanolobus sp. DNA region contains:
- a CDS encoding class I SAM-dependent methyltransferase codes for MENNSSPGSYLQGKSHFLAWDEEYKHVTWGGPRSISMLEGLISSSSLILDLGCGNGRFLLPLSRKYNTIGTDVSTIAVRRAREYLSKSNVESENRAECLASSITSIPFSENSFDAILCLGVLQHLLEDERKQAISEIKRVMKSGAIFVLEVFGTEDMRYGGESVEKDTFIRKNGIIYHYFTQDELASLLGGFEILEMKDLVSEKKFHGEPHRRHQIRVIARL; via the coding sequence ATGGAAAACAATTCATCCCCGGGCAGTTACCTTCAGGGTAAGTCTCATTTCCTTGCCTGGGATGAAGAATACAAACATGTGACCTGGGGTGGTCCCAGGTCGATATCGATGCTCGAGGGATTAATCTCTTCCAGTTCACTAATTCTTGATCTTGGCTGCGGGAACGGCAGGTTCCTTTTGCCACTTTCCCGTAAGTACAATACAATTGGCACTGATGTCTCAACAATTGCTGTGAGAAGAGCCAGAGAATATCTTTCAAAAAGCAATGTTGAAAGTGAGAACAGGGCTGAATGCCTTGCTTCAAGCATAACATCGATTCCTTTTTCTGAGAATTCTTTTGACGCAATCTTGTGTCTTGGGGTTTTGCAGCACCTGCTGGAAGATGAAAGAAAGCAGGCTATCTCTGAGATAAAAAGAGTGATGAAAAGCGGCGCTATCTTTGTGCTGGAAGTTTTTGGAACAGAAGACATGAGATATGGCGGTGAGTCTGTGGAAAAAGACACCTTCATCAGAAAAAATGGTATCATATACCACTATTTTACACAGGATGAACTGGCATCACTGCTCGGCGGATTTGAAATATTAGAAATGAAAGACCTGGTATCTGAAAAAAAGTTTCATGGCGAGCCACACAGGCGCCATCAAATAAGAGTAATTGCACGTCTTTAG
- a CDS encoding pro-sigmaK processing inhibitor BofA family protein — translation MVTEIVFLIVAIIAAIILWKVLKTVKNMAINTVLGLVVLVVANLVLGLNIAYTWVVILVCAIAGIFGALLIIVLNYFGIAF, via the coding sequence ATGGTAACCGAAATAGTTTTTCTGATAGTAGCTATCATAGCTGCAATAATTCTCTGGAAAGTACTGAAAACCGTCAAGAACATGGCTATTAACACCGTTTTAGGACTTGTAGTACTGGTTGTTGCAAACCTCGTATTAGGCCTCAACATTGCTTATACATGGGTAGTGATCCTTGTATGTGCAATTGCAGGAATATTTGGCGCACTTCTTATCATTGTGCTTAACTACTTTGGAATCGCATTCTAA
- a CDS encoding nucleoside 2-deoxyribosyltransferase, translating into MRVFLSASIRGGRQMLSTYMEICNYLQDSGHEILSWHVADPELEKTESLLTEEEIYIRDMEFLEKSECVIAEVSTPSIGVGYEICSALQKGFPVLCLYTAEANVSAMLLGDKRIICKEYRTIDELKEEVTQFLSDVNKL; encoded by the coding sequence ATGAGAGTATTCCTTTCAGCTTCTATTAGAGGTGGCAGGCAGATGCTTTCCACTTACATGGAGATTTGCAACTATCTTCAGGATAGCGGCCACGAAATTCTGAGCTGGCATGTTGCTGACCCTGAACTTGAAAAGACAGAATCATTGCTCACAGAGGAAGAGATTTACATAAGGGACATGGAATTCCTTGAAAAAAGCGAATGTGTGATAGCAGAGGTCAGCACACCTTCAATTGGCGTTGGTTACGAAATATGCAGCGCACTTCAAAAAGGATTTCCAGTGCTATGCCTGTATACTGCTGAAGCAAACGTTTCTGCAATGCTCCTTGGTGATAAGAGGATAATCTGCAAAGAGTATCGTACAATTGATGAGTTGAAAGAAGAGGTTACTCAATTCCTGAGTGATGTTAACAAACTCTAA